Proteins co-encoded in one Quercus robur chromosome 8, dhQueRobu3.1, whole genome shotgun sequence genomic window:
- the LOC126697103 gene encoding peptidyl-prolyl cis-trans isomerase FKBP43-like, with the protein MAFWGVEVKPGKPFKHKHDDTKGRLHLSMATLGLGAAKIRSILQCNVGKKSPVFLCTLYPVNSESLQLNLEFEEADDVVFSVLGPRSIFLSGYYVSTSQLEPCGEDIADTETELSENSDEDEYEDSFIDDDEPEVCPPSPISNDEEEMLDNERPKNGKGSRRRLRKIYQMSDSDDGACSQPKNIVNGCSGEPVLQNEDEDSFPISSIYKSKTTTRKTTEEVKSKADEETCGTGDKKTEDDVNHVIEAKVKADDVIVDAQPKRQSDLPINSMPSASEVGSENGAKPKRKRKERSKEEKPLKADNANCSNILKEDKAPKDEARIDNMRQDMCMKNGQEWQAANDKGVELPDTVSLPSIEVSPEVVERPKKRKKQRTKEGKNYEAEHKHSVEDDNTQQNYKGAELPENLLLPSTEVGSEPGEKLKKKSKQRARDVKASKSDSNHENVVREDGAQQNKAKAEDIVHGLPMTFEQNPNPANDKSLDCKSHVFADENHSSDKKIKKKKRNKIQENGKDVNMNTSLLSVDKKADDESSQVWTLSNGLILEVLEMGKPDSKVAASGKKISINYNGKLKNNGESVGSNVGDAPFKFRLGVGKVMEGWDIGINGMRVGEKRRLIIPPSMGYGSKGHGENVPPDSWLVYDVELVKVH; encoded by the exons ATGGCTTTCTGGG gaGTTGAAGTAAAACCAGGGAAGCCTTTCAAACATAAACATGACGACACGAAAGGGCGGCTTCACTTATCAATG GCAACACTGGGGCTTGGTGCTGCCAAAATAAGAAGTATACTTCAGTGCAATGTAGGAAAAAAGAGTCCTGTTTTTCTTTGCACTTTGTATCCTGTGAATTCTGAGTCGCTGCAATTGAATTTGGAATTCGAGGAGGCTGATGATGTCGTTTTCTCAGTGCTTGGTCCCCGGAGCATTTTCCTTTCTGGTTATTATGTGAGCACTAGCCAGCT AGAACCCTGCGGAGAAGATATTGCTGACACTGAAACAGAGTTATCTGAGAATAGTGATGAAGATGAGTACGAGGATAGTTTTATTGACGATGATGAGCCAGAAGTCTGTCCACCTTCTCCCATTTCCAATGATGaag AGGAAATGTTGGATAATGAGAGACCCAAGAATGGGAAGGGCAGCCGTAGACGGCTTAGGAAGATCTACCAAATGAGTGACTCTGATGATGGGGCATgttctcaaccaaaaaatataGTCAACGGTTGTAGTGGTGAGCCAGTATTACAAAATGAAGATGAGGACAGCTTCCCCATTTCATCTATCTACAAGAGCAAAACCACCACCAGGAAAACAACAGAGGAAGTAAAAAGCAAAGCTGATGAGGAAACATGTGGAACTGGTGACAAGAAGACTGAAGATGATGTCAATCATGTCATTGAAGCAAAAGTAAAAGCTGATGATGTGATTGTAGATGCTCAGCCAAAAAG GCAATCTGACCTGCCAATCAATTCAATGCCATCTGCTTCTGAAGTAGGCTCCGAAAATGGTGCAAAGccaaagaggaaaagaaaagagcgGTCTAAGGAGGAGAAACCTCTCAAGGCCGATAATGCTAACTGTAGTAATATTCTTAAAGAGGATAAAGCCCCTAAAGATGAGGCAAGGATTGATAATATGAGGCAGGATATGTGTATGAAAAATGGACAGGAGTGGCAGGCAGCCAATGACAA GGGAGTTGAACTGCCAGATACTGTTTCACTGCCTTCCATTGAAGTGAGCCCTGAAGTTGTTGAAAGGccaaagaagagaaagaaacaacGAACAAAGGAAGGGAAGAACTATGAAGCTGAGCATAAGCATAGCGTTGAAGATGATAACACCCAACAAAATTACAA GGGAGCTGAACTGCCTGAAAATCTTTTGCTGCCTTCTACTGAAGTTGGCTCTGAACCCggtgaaaaacttaaaaagaaaagcaaacaaCGGGCAAGGGATGTGAAAGCTTCTAAATCTGACAGTAATCATGAAAATGTTGTCAGAGAGGATGGAGCTCAGCAAAACAAGGCAAAGGCTGAAGACATTGTCCATGGTCTGCCTATGACatttgaacaaaatccaaatccagCCAATGACAA GAGCCTTGACTGCAAATCTCATGTATTTGCTGATGAAAATCATTCTTCggacaaaaaaattaagaagaagaaaaggaataaaatCCAGGAGAATGGGAAAGATGTGAACATGAATACATCCCTTCTGTCAGTGGACAAGAAAGCTGATGATGAGTCATCTCAAGTTTGGACCTTGTCTAATGGATTAATCCTTGAGGTGCTTGAAATGGGGAAACCAGACAGCAAAGTAGCTGCGTCAGGGAAAAAG ATCAGTATCAATTACAATGGCAAGTTGAAAAATAATGGAGAATCAGTTGGCTCGAATGTCGGTGATGCTCCCTTTAAATTCCGCCTAG GTGTGGGAAAAGTTATGGAGGGTTGGGACATTGGTATTAATG GTATGCGAGTTGGTGAAAAGAGAAGACTTATCATCCCACCATCAATGGG TTATGGGAGTAAAGGGCATGGTGAAAACGTACCGCCAGATTCATGGCTGGTGTATGATGTTGAATTGGTTAAAGTCCACTGA
- the LOC126697104 gene encoding uncharacterized protein LOC126697104 → MDPVLTVTAVSILLGSLIAFAFFANYFGKRKSEVQSIAKSELQPDPKKQNKPSQSKKSHLKAHSHSHADKDQNKRHHPLDLNTLKGHGDSVTGLCFSSDARSLATACADGVVRIFKLDDASSKSFKFLRINLPAGGHPTAVIFSDDASSIVVASQTLNGSSLYMYGEEKPKASDETKQPKLPLPEIKWVHQKVHEKKAILTLVGTNASYGTADGSTIVVSCSEGTDIMLWHGRTGKILGNVDTNQLKNTMAAISPNGRFIAAAAFTADVKVWEVVYSKDGSVKEVSKAMQLKGHKSAVTWLCFTPNSEQIITASKDDSIRIWNINVRYHLDEDPKTLKMFSIPLHDSGGATLHYDRLSISPDGGILAATHGSTLQWLSVETGKVLDTADKAHDGDITWISWAPKTIPMGDGEALVLATASVDKKVKLWAAPPTH, encoded by the exons ATGGATCCGGTTCTTACAGTTACGGCCGTTTCGATCCTTCTCGGCAGTTTAATCGCCTTCGCCTTCTTCGCCAACTACTTCGGCAAGCGGAAATCCGAGGTCCAGTCCATCGCCAAATCGGAGCTCCAACCCGATCCGAAGAAGCAAAACAAGCCTTCTCAGTCCAAGAAGTCTCACCTCAAAGCTCACTCCCATTCCCATGCTGATAAG GATCAAAACAAGCGACATCATCCGTTGGATTTGAACACTCTGAAGGGTCATGGTGACTCAGTCACAGGGTTATGTTTTTCCTCTGATGCACGAAGTTTGGcaacag CTTGTGCTGATGGAGTGGTCAGGATATTCAAGCTGGATGACGCTTCAAGTAAAAGTTTCAA GTTTCTGAGAATTAATTTGCCGGCTGGAGGTCATCCTACAGCAGTCATATTCTCTGATGATGCATCTTCGATAGTTGTGGCTTCCCAGACTCTCAATGGTTCTTCTTTGTACATGTATGGGGAGGAAAAACCCAAAGCTTCTGATGAAACTAAACAACCCAAGCTTCCTCTCCCAGAAATTAAATGGGTACATCAAAAAGTCCATGAGAAAAAGGCTATTCTGACCCTTGTTGGAACTAATGCAAGTTATGGAACAGCTGATGGAAGTACAATTGTTGTCTCTTGCTCGGAAG GGACTGATATCATGCTTTGGCATGGAAGAACTGGGAAGATTTTGGGAAATGTTGACACAAATCAGTTGAAAAATACAATGGCTGCCATATCACCAAATGGACGTTTTATTGCTGCTGCAGCTTTTACTGCAGACGTGAAG GTCTGGGAAGTTGTGTACTCAAAGGATGGTTCGGTCAAGGAGGTTTCAAAGGCTATGCAGCTTAAGGGGCATAAG AGTGCAGTAACTTGGTTATGCTTTACTCCCAACTCAGAGCAAATCATCACTGCATCCAAAGATGACTCAATAAGAATTTGGAATATCAATG TTCGGTATCATCTTGATGAGGATCCAAAAACTCTGAAGATGTTTTCAATTCCACTGCATGATTCAGGTGGTGCTACTTTGCACTATGATCGTCTCAGTATATCCCCTGATGGCGGGATATTGGCAGCAACCCATGGTTCAACATTGCAGTGGTTATCTGTAGAAACTGGGAAGGTTTTGGACACAGCTGACAAAGCCCATGATG GTGACATCACATGGATATCATGGGCACCTAAGACCATTCCAATGG GAGATGGAGAAGCTTTGGTTTTGGCCACGGCCAGTGTTGACAAGAAAGTGAAGTTGTGGGCAGCTCCTCCTACTCATTGA